In Streptomyces hawaiiensis, one genomic interval encodes:
- a CDS encoding DUF1349 domain-containing protein, protein MDLELPELPFLLRAYGPEAQWSYEGGVLTGWAGPRQDRFVPPTGEGLDPASDAPRLLGAPEGDFQLIAKVTVGFGAAFDAGVLYVHVGERAWAKLCLEYSPDVPTVCTVVTRGHSDDANSFTVDGSSVWLRVSRTGRAFAFHASRDGERWTFVRLFTLGAEKETDAALVGFMTQSPMGEGCVVTYDHIEFRASWPNDLRDGG, encoded by the coding sequence ATGGATCTCGAACTTCCCGAACTTCCGTTCCTCCTGCGTGCGTACGGGCCCGAGGCGCAGTGGTCCTACGAGGGTGGCGTGCTCACCGGGTGGGCCGGGCCGCGGCAGGATCGGTTCGTTCCGCCCACCGGTGAGGGGCTGGACCCCGCTTCCGACGCGCCTCGGCTGCTCGGGGCGCCGGAGGGCGACTTCCAGCTGATCGCGAAGGTCACCGTCGGGTTCGGCGCGGCCTTCGACGCCGGGGTGCTCTACGTCCACGTGGGGGAGCGGGCCTGGGCCAAGCTCTGCCTGGAGTACTCCCCGGACGTCCCCACCGTCTGCACGGTGGTGACCCGGGGCCACTCCGACGACGCCAACTCCTTCACCGTGGACGGCAGTTCCGTCTGGCTCCGGGTCAGCCGCACCGGCCGCGCCTTCGCCTTCCACGCCTCCCGCGACGGCGAACGCTGGACCTTCGTCCGCCTCTTCACCCTCGGCGCCGAGAAGGAGACGGACGCGGCCCTGGTCGGCTTCATGACCCAGTCCCCGATGGGGGAGGGCTGCGTGGTGACGTACGACCACATCGAGTTCAGGGCGTCCTGGCCGAACGATCTGCGCGACGGCGGCTGA
- a CDS encoding response regulator transcription factor has product MTRPAPIRVVLADDERMVRTALRAILTAEPDLEVVGEAATGAQAVSVVRELRPDVVLMDVRMPEIDGIRATEQILATLDEPPRIVVVTTFENDSYVYDALRAGAAGFLLKRADADALVQAVRLVARSDSLLFPAAVRTLATEHARAHPAPPAWVAKLTGREREVLRHMAQGLTNAEIARRMEVGPATVKSHVAAVLAKTGTRDRTQAVIAAYEAGFLNGG; this is encoded by the coding sequence ATGACCCGCCCGGCCCCGATCCGTGTCGTCCTCGCCGACGACGAGCGCATGGTGCGCACCGCGCTGCGCGCCATCCTGACCGCCGAGCCGGACCTGGAGGTCGTGGGCGAGGCGGCCACCGGCGCGCAGGCGGTGTCGGTCGTCCGGGAGTTGCGTCCGGACGTCGTCCTCATGGATGTCCGGATGCCGGAGATTGACGGGATCCGCGCCACCGAGCAGATACTCGCCACCCTGGACGAGCCGCCCCGGATCGTCGTGGTGACGACCTTCGAGAACGACTCCTACGTGTACGACGCGCTGCGGGCCGGAGCCGCCGGGTTCCTGCTGAAGCGGGCGGACGCCGACGCGCTCGTGCAGGCGGTCCGGCTGGTGGCGCGCAGCGACAGCCTGCTGTTCCCGGCGGCCGTCCGCACCCTCGCGACCGAACACGCCCGCGCGCACCCGGCGCCGCCCGCGTGGGTGGCGAAGCTCACGGGTCGCGAGCGGGAGGTGCTGCGGCACATGGCGCAGGGGCTGACCAACGCGGAGATCGCCCGCCGGATGGAGGTCGGCCCGGCCACGGTGAAGTCGCACGTCGCGGCGGTCCTGGCCAAGACCGGCACCCGGGACCGTACGCAGGCGGTGATCGCGGCGTACGAAGCCGGCTTTCTGAACGGCGGATGA
- a CDS encoding GNAT family N-acetyltransferase produces the protein MNVELRQVHDSDLPVFFRQMNDPESLTMAAFTPEDPADRAAFDTRWSRQRSSPDIVARTVLADGDVVGSAAVYGVPGEREVTYWVDRAYWGKGIATLALRALLAEVPERPLYARAASDNAGSLRVLEKCGFRVAATAQGFAPARGAEIDETVLILEG, from the coding sequence ATGAACGTCGAGCTGCGCCAGGTCCACGACAGCGATCTGCCGGTCTTCTTCCGGCAGATGAACGACCCCGAGTCCCTGACTATGGCGGCCTTCACCCCGGAGGATCCGGCCGACCGGGCCGCCTTCGACACCCGGTGGTCCCGGCAGCGCTCCTCCCCCGACATCGTCGCCCGTACGGTCCTCGCAGACGGTGACGTGGTCGGCAGCGCGGCGGTGTACGGGGTGCCGGGTGAGCGCGAGGTGACCTACTGGGTCGACCGCGCCTACTGGGGCAAGGGCATCGCCACGCTGGCCCTGCGGGCGTTGCTCGCCGAGGTGCCCGAGCGCCCGCTGTACGCGCGGGCGGCGTCGGACAACGCGGGGTCGCTGCGCGTGCTGGAGAAGTGCGGGTTCCGGGTGGCGGCGACGGCCCAGGGGTTCGCCCCGGCCCGGGGTGCCGAGATCGACGAGACGGTGCTCATCCTGGAGGGCTGA
- a CDS encoding IclR family transcriptional regulator produces MSAGETGGGAQVKSAVRTVELLEYFAGRPGMHSLAAVQEAVGYPKSSLYMLLRTLVELGWVETDATGTRYGIGVRALLVGTSYIDGDEVVAAARPTLDRLSDDTTETIHLARLDGTNVVYLATRQSQHYLRPFTRVGRRLPAHSTSLGKALLSTYSDEQVRKMLPETLPALTEHTITDREKLIEELRQVREQGFAVDREENTLGLRCFGVAIPYRTPARDAISCSVPVARLTPAHEQLVKDALFDARDRLTLATRRL; encoded by the coding sequence ATGTCGGCTGGCGAGACGGGCGGCGGGGCGCAGGTCAAGTCCGCGGTACGAACGGTTGAACTGCTCGAATACTTCGCCGGACGCCCCGGCATGCACTCCCTCGCGGCGGTCCAGGAGGCCGTCGGATATCCCAAGTCCAGCCTCTACATGCTGCTGCGCACCCTGGTCGAGCTGGGCTGGGTGGAGACGGACGCGACGGGCACGCGGTACGGCATCGGGGTGCGGGCCCTGCTGGTCGGCACCTCGTACATCGACGGTGACGAGGTCGTCGCGGCGGCCCGCCCGACGCTGGACCGGCTCTCGGACGACACGACCGAGACGATCCACCTCGCCCGCCTCGACGGCACCAACGTCGTCTACCTGGCCACCCGCCAGTCGCAGCACTACCTGCGACCCTTCACCCGGGTCGGCCGCCGGCTGCCCGCGCACTCCACGTCCCTCGGCAAGGCGCTGCTGAGCACCTACTCCGACGAGCAGGTCCGCAAGATGCTCCCGGAGACGCTGCCCGCGCTGACCGAGCACACGATCACCGACCGGGAGAAGCTCATCGAGGAGCTGCGCCAGGTGCGGGAGCAGGGCTTCGCCGTGGACCGCGAAGAGAACACGCTGGGGCTGCGCTGCTTCGGTGTGGCGATCCCGTACCGCACCCCGGCGCGGGACGCGATCAGCTGCTCGGTGCCGGTGGCCCGGCTGACCCCGGCGCACGAGCAGCTGGTGAAGGACGCGCTCTTCGACGCCCGGGACCGGCTGACACTGGCAACCCGTAGGCTCTGA
- a CDS encoding GNAT family N-acetyltransferase, producing MIRDRVTSDRVIRTVLPAEVADVVALHARARATYYPGGVPQDGTDWTASWRSALTRPDGRVLCVVEAGRIIGLASFRTPEGGPADTVKLFQFHVDPDHWRAGVGTVLHAACVEEWQADGRRTAVLEVHVDNRRAQGFYRRQGWVPEPAGPAHHHLRMRFALAGE from the coding sequence ATGATCAGGGACCGAGTGACCTCAGACCGTGTGATCCGTACCGTCCTGCCCGCCGAGGTGGCGGACGTGGTCGCGCTGCACGCCCGGGCCAGGGCGACGTACTACCCCGGCGGAGTGCCGCAGGACGGTACCGACTGGACCGCCTCCTGGCGCAGCGCCCTCACCCGGCCGGACGGCCGTGTGCTGTGCGTCGTGGAGGCGGGCCGCATCATCGGCCTGGCCTCCTTCCGCACCCCCGAAGGCGGCCCGGCGGACACGGTGAAGCTGTTCCAGTTCCACGTCGACCCCGACCACTGGCGCGCCGGCGTCGGCACCGTGCTGCACGCGGCCTGCGTCGAGGAGTGGCAGGCCGACGGCAGGCGTACGGCCGTGCTCGAGGTGCACGTGGACAACCGGCGGGCGCAGGGGTTCTACCGGCGGCAGGGATGGGTCCCGGAGCCGGCCGGGCCGGCCCATCACCACCTGCGGATGCGGTTCGCCCTGGCCGGGGAATGA
- a CDS encoding peptidoglycan D,D-transpeptidase FtsI family protein: MNKTIRRASVFALLLVLALLVRATWVQFYEGRALADDKDNRRNAIETYSAPLGNIIVGGRSVTGSAPTKTGDLRYKRTYTDGPLYAAVTGYASQAYAPTQLEGIYTDLLNGTDSRLKSVLDTLTNQRAEPGSVVTTIDPDVQKAAYEALGDKKGGAVAIDPKTGKILAVVSTPSYNPSSLTDANTAGAAWQKLTTDPEKPLVNRALRQPLPPGSTFKLVVAAAALEDGLYSSVDEKTDSPDPYTLPGTTRDLTNENPNAPCTNATIRTALEYSCNNVFAKMAVKLGQDKVKAMADKFGFNDDKLDVPVRAYTSVYPSDMYPSQTALTGIGQFDVTATPLQMAMVSAAIANGGKLVSPHMVSQITDSGGDVLQDYDDDAGTKEIVSSSTAEQLQSAMETVVNKGTGTNAQVPGATVGGKTGTAQHGENNSQVPYAWFTSYGKSDSSGKEVAVAVVVEQSDAARSEVSGNGLAAPVAKAMMQAALKD; encoded by the coding sequence ATGAACAAGACGATCAGGCGCGCTTCGGTCTTCGCACTGCTCCTGGTGTTGGCTCTGCTCGTCAGGGCGACCTGGGTGCAGTTCTACGAGGGCCGGGCGCTGGCAGACGACAAGGACAACCGGCGGAACGCGATCGAGACGTACTCGGCGCCGCTCGGCAACATCATCGTGGGCGGCCGGTCGGTCACCGGCTCGGCGCCGACGAAGACGGGCGACCTCAGGTACAAGCGGACGTACACGGACGGCCCGCTGTACGCGGCGGTGACGGGTTACGCGTCTCAGGCGTACGCCCCGACGCAGTTGGAGGGCATCTACACCGACCTGCTCAACGGCACGGACAGCCGGCTGAAGTCCGTGCTGGACACGCTCACCAACCAGCGGGCCGAGCCGGGCAGCGTGGTCACGACCATCGACCCGGACGTGCAGAAGGCTGCCTACGAGGCGCTCGGCGACAAGAAGGGCGGCGCCGTCGCCATCGACCCGAAGACCGGCAAGATCCTCGCGGTCGTGTCGACGCCGTCGTACAACCCCTCCTCACTGACCGACGCCAACACCGCGGGGGCGGCCTGGCAGAAGCTCACCACCGACCCGGAGAAGCCGCTGGTCAACCGTGCGCTGCGGCAGCCGCTGCCGCCCGGTTCGACGTTCAAGCTGGTCGTGGCGGCGGCCGCGCTGGAGGACGGGCTGTACTCGTCGGTGGACGAGAAGACGGACAGCCCCGACCCGTACACGCTGCCGGGCACCACGCGGGACCTGACGAACGAGAACCCGAACGCGCCCTGCACCAACGCCACGATCCGCACGGCGCTGGAGTACTCGTGCAACAACGTCTTCGCGAAGATGGCCGTGAAGCTGGGCCAGGACAAGGTGAAGGCGATGGCCGACAAGTTCGGCTTCAACGACGACAAGCTGGACGTGCCGGTCCGGGCCTACACGAGCGTGTACCCCTCGGACATGTACCCCTCGCAAACGGCCCTGACGGGCATCGGCCAGTTCGATGTCACCGCCACCCCGTTGCAGATGGCCATGGTGTCGGCGGCCATAGCCAACGGCGGCAAGTTGGTGTCGCCGCATATGGTTTCGCAGATCACCGACAGCGGCGGCGATGTACTGCAGGACTACGACGACGACGCGGGCACCAAGGAGATCGTCAGCTCCTCGACCGCCGAGCAGCTGCAGTCGGCGATGGAGACGGTCGTGAACAAGGGCACGGGCACCAACGCCCAGGTGCCGGGCGCGACCGTGGGCGGCAAGACGGGTACGGCCCAGCACGGCGAGAACAACAGCCAGGTGCCGTACGCCTGGTTCACGTCGTACGGCAAGTCCGACTCGTCGGGCAAGGAGGTCGCCGTGGCGGTCGTCGTGGAGCAGTCGGACGCGGCCCGCTCGGAGGTCAGCGGCAACGGCCTGGCGGCGCCGGTCGCCAAGGCGATGATGCAAGCGGCACTGAAGGACTGA
- a CDS encoding sensor histidine kinase produces MNPVARSLFGRRARLRWIHLILGGALAMPYVLVGSVIIGPATGATDVFGSFPLQLASFGVGLPIAAVTSLFPLTRPLESAAVRWLCGVEADRLASGPAGTRGEKGRTAAWFTLHLGFGGIIAGMSLALPPFAAVLIVLPVFAALRGGRLGLPEVFDHTWVLALAPVAGAAMLVALAGCAAGCGALLARWAPELLGPSPEGRLAAAEARAADLAVRNRLARELHDSVGHALSAVTLQASAARRVLGSDPEFVREALVAIEDTTRRTVGELDAVLGVLREGDAPGTAPAPTLAADLDGLLRRTRAGGQRVRATVDADPEALPPLLSREAYRIVQEGLSNALKHAGERAAVEVRIAVARGGLEITVENPVSGPAPSRTGGGHGLRGIADRARLLGGTATAGPTAAQTWRLHARLPMRGPA; encoded by the coding sequence GTGAACCCAGTCGCCCGGTCGCTGTTCGGCCGGCGGGCGCGCCTGCGCTGGATCCATCTGATCCTCGGCGGCGCGCTGGCCATGCCGTACGTCCTGGTCGGCTCGGTGATCATCGGTCCGGCCACCGGCGCCACGGACGTCTTCGGGTCCTTCCCCCTCCAGCTCGCCTCGTTCGGCGTGGGCCTGCCGATCGCCGCCGTCACCTCGCTGTTCCCGCTCACCCGGCCGCTGGAATCCGCCGCCGTGCGTTGGCTGTGCGGTGTGGAGGCGGACCGGCTCGCGTCCGGGCCCGCCGGGACGCGGGGCGAGAAGGGGCGTACGGCGGCCTGGTTCACGCTGCATCTCGGGTTCGGCGGGATCATCGCGGGGATGTCGCTGGCGCTGCCGCCGTTCGCCGCCGTGCTGATCGTGCTGCCGGTCTTCGCGGCACTGCGCGGCGGCCGGCTCGGGCTGCCCGAAGTCTTCGACCACACCTGGGTCCTGGCGCTCGCCCCGGTCGCGGGCGCGGCGATGCTCGTCGCCCTCGCCGGCTGTGCGGCCGGCTGCGGTGCGCTGCTGGCCCGCTGGGCGCCCGAGCTGCTCGGCCCGTCTCCCGAGGGCCGGCTCGCGGCCGCCGAGGCACGCGCCGCCGACCTGGCCGTGCGCAACCGGCTGGCGCGGGAGCTGCACGACTCCGTCGGCCACGCCCTGAGCGCGGTCACCCTGCAGGCCAGCGCGGCCCGCCGGGTCCTCGGCTCCGACCCGGAGTTCGTCCGCGAGGCACTCGTCGCGATCGAGGACACGACCCGGCGTACGGTCGGTGAACTCGACGCCGTACTGGGTGTGCTGCGCGAGGGCGACGCCCCCGGCACAGCCCCGGCGCCCACCCTCGCCGCCGACCTCGACGGGTTGCTGCGACGCACCCGGGCGGGTGGACAGCGGGTGCGCGCCACTGTGGACGCCGACCCGGAGGCGCTGCCCCCGCTGCTGTCCCGCGAGGCCTATCGCATCGTGCAGGAGGGGCTGAGCAACGCCCTCAAGCACGCCGGTGAGCGGGCCGCCGTGGAGGTGCGGATCGCGGTGGCGCGCGGGGGTCTGGAGATCACCGTGGAGAATCCGGTGAGCGGCCCGGCGCCCTCCCGCACCGGTGGCGGCCACGGGCTGCGGGGCATCGCGGACCGGGCCCGGCTGTTGGGCGGGACCGCGACGGCCGGACCGACCGCTGCGCAGACCTGGCGGCTGCACGCCCGCCTGCCGATGAGAGGACCCGCATGA
- a CDS encoding aminotransferase class V-fold PLP-dependent enzyme — METFENLVRAEFTPKQTFLNTASNGLLPARTVSAVQQAVRMRAEGAPLGPLYEDVEAARAAFARLAGVPAERVATGASVAEYGGLIAASLPAGAEVLTAEGDFASLVNPFHVRGDLKVRAVPLERLAESVRPGTALVAVSAAQSADGRLADLPAVREAARAHGARTYVDASQSAGWLPMEADADGFLAAVGFKWLLGPHGASFFVAPQDFGGLTPLLAGWVAGERPWDSCYGPVEELAHSARRFDVSPALFTYAGLRASLELLEEIGVDVVHAHDVGLADRFRAGLAGLGHEPVPAPGSAIVSVPGLGHRQDELSRAGIEVSNRAGNLRAAFHLYNTPADVDRLLEVLSA; from the coding sequence ATGGAGACCTTCGAGAACCTCGTCCGTGCCGAGTTCACCCCGAAGCAGACCTTCCTCAACACCGCGAGCAACGGGCTCCTGCCCGCCCGCACCGTCAGCGCTGTCCAGCAGGCGGTGCGGATGCGCGCCGAGGGCGCGCCCCTGGGTCCCCTGTACGAGGACGTGGAGGCCGCCCGCGCCGCCTTCGCGCGGCTGGCCGGCGTTCCGGCCGAGCGCGTCGCGACCGGGGCGTCGGTCGCCGAGTACGGCGGGCTGATCGCCGCCTCGCTGCCCGCCGGCGCCGAAGTCCTCACGGCGGAGGGCGACTTCGCGTCGCTGGTGAACCCGTTCCATGTGCGCGGCGACCTCAAGGTGCGTGCCGTGCCCCTGGAACGGCTCGCCGAGTCGGTCCGCCCCGGCACCGCGCTCGTCGCGGTCAGCGCCGCCCAGTCCGCCGACGGCCGCCTCGCCGATCTGCCCGCGGTGCGCGAGGCGGCCCGGGCGCACGGCGCCCGCACCTATGTCGACGCCTCCCAGTCGGCCGGCTGGCTGCCGATGGAGGCCGACGCCGACGGTTTCCTGGCCGCCGTCGGATTCAAGTGGCTCCTGGGCCCGCACGGGGCCTCGTTCTTCGTCGCCCCGCAGGACTTCGGCGGGCTCACACCGCTGCTCGCCGGCTGGGTCGCCGGGGAACGCCCCTGGGACAGCTGCTACGGCCCCGTCGAGGAACTCGCCCACTCCGCGCGGCGGTTCGACGTCAGTCCCGCCCTCTTCACCTACGCGGGGCTGCGCGCCTCACTGGAGCTGCTGGAGGAGATCGGCGTCGACGTCGTGCACGCCCACGACGTCGGCCTCGCGGACCGCTTCCGCGCCGGGCTCGCCGGGCTGGGCCACGAGCCGGTGCCCGCACCCGGCTCGGCGATCGTGTCGGTGCCGGGGCTGGGCCACCGGCAGGACGAACTGAGCCGGGCGGGCATCGAGGTCTCGAACCGGGCCGGGAACCTGCGGGCCGCGTTCCACCTCT
- a CDS encoding aldehyde dehydrogenase (NADP(+)): protein MAAAPVWSVDPRTGKQREQVAVEATAQEVDTAVRAAHEARGALADRTVRAAFLRTAADELQAAKDGLVETADAETALGPVRLTGELTRTCYQLRAFADIVDEGAFLDVVINHPDDTATPPIPDLRRYKVSLGVVAVYSASNFPFAFSVAGGDTASALAAGCPVVVKSHPDHPALSEYVAKVLRRAAARHDIPEGVVGLVHGFEAGIELIKHPLVAAAGFTGSVRGGRALFDAAAARPVPIPFHGELGSLNPVVVTEAAAAERAEAIGTGLAGSMTMGVGQFCVKPGLVLAPAGAAGDALLKSLTDAVSDTDAGVLLDHRMRDNFVAGVAERAGLPDVDSPVTPGAGGEHTVSAGFLTVPASRLAAEGEHDLLLEECFGPVTVVARYEDETEVKAVLSRLPGNLTATVQLSEEEAAGQGRGAEILAELTPLAGRVLVNGWPTGVAVAPAQHHGGPYPATTSTSTSVGGTAIERWMRPVAYQNTPEALLPAELRDDNPLGLPRRFNGRLER from the coding sequence GTGGCAGCAGCACCAGTCTGGAGTGTCGACCCCCGAACCGGGAAGCAGCGTGAACAGGTTGCGGTGGAGGCCACAGCCCAGGAGGTGGACACCGCCGTCCGCGCCGCGCACGAGGCGCGCGGCGCCCTCGCCGACCGTACGGTCCGCGCGGCCTTCCTGCGCACCGCCGCGGACGAGCTTCAGGCGGCCAAGGACGGCCTCGTCGAGACCGCCGACGCCGAGACCGCGCTCGGCCCGGTCCGGCTGACCGGCGAGCTCACCCGCACCTGCTACCAGCTGCGGGCCTTCGCGGACATCGTCGACGAGGGCGCCTTCCTCGACGTCGTCATCAACCACCCCGACGACACCGCGACCCCGCCGATCCCGGACCTGCGCCGCTACAAGGTGTCGTTGGGCGTCGTCGCCGTCTACTCGGCGTCGAACTTCCCCTTCGCCTTCTCCGTCGCGGGCGGCGACACCGCGAGCGCCCTCGCGGCCGGCTGCCCGGTCGTCGTCAAGTCCCACCCCGACCACCCGGCCCTGTCCGAGTACGTCGCCAAGGTGCTGCGCCGCGCCGCCGCCCGGCACGACATCCCCGAGGGCGTCGTGGGCCTGGTCCACGGCTTCGAGGCGGGCATCGAGCTGATCAAGCACCCGCTGGTCGCGGCGGCCGGCTTCACCGGTTCCGTGCGCGGTGGCCGGGCGCTCTTCGACGCGGCGGCCGCCCGCCCGGTCCCGATCCCCTTCCACGGCGAGCTGGGCTCGCTGAACCCGGTCGTCGTCACGGAGGCAGCCGCCGCCGAGCGGGCCGAGGCGATCGGTACGGGGCTCGCGGGTTCGATGACCATGGGCGTGGGCCAGTTCTGCGTGAAGCCGGGCCTCGTCCTCGCGCCGGCCGGCGCCGCCGGTGACGCCCTGCTGAAGTCCCTGACCGACGCCGTCAGCGACACCGACGCCGGAGTGCTGCTCGACCACCGCATGCGCGACAACTTCGTCGCCGGCGTCGCCGAGCGGGCCGGGCTGCCCGACGTCGACTCCCCGGTCACCCCGGGCGCGGGCGGCGAGCACACCGTCAGCGCGGGCTTCCTCACGGTGCCGGCGAGCAGGCTGGCGGCGGAGGGCGAGCACGACCTGCTCCTGGAGGAGTGCTTCGGGCCGGTCACCGTGGTGGCCCGCTACGAGGACGAGACCGAGGTGAAGGCGGTGCTGTCGCGGCTGCCGGGCAACCTGACGGCGACGGTGCAGTTGTCCGAGGAGGAAGCGGCGGGGCAGGGCCGCGGCGCCGAGATCCTCGCGGAGCTGACGCCGCTGGCCGGGCGCGTGCTGGTGAACGGCTGGCCGACGGGGGTCGCCGTCGCGCCGGCTCAGCATCACGGTGGTCCGTACCCGGCCACGACGTCCACGTCGACGTCGGTCGGTGGGACGGCGATCGAGCGGTGGATGCGGCCGGTCGCGTATCAGAACACGCCTGAGGCGTTGCTGCCGGCGGAGCTGCGGGACGACAACCCGCTGGGGCTGCCGCGGCGGTTCAACGGGCGTTTGGAGCGATAG
- a CDS encoding NCS2 family permease, protein MSEPQQVTDRPPTTPPPANSVDRFFRISERGSTFGREIRGGFATFFTMAYILVLNPIILGSAKDKFGHQLDAVQLTTATALVAAVMTMIMGVGGNLPLALAAGLGLNAVVAFQIAPLMSWDDAMGLIVLEGLLICVLVVTGLREAVMHAIPQPLKQAISVGIGLFIAFIGFVDAGFVSRIPDAANTTVPVQLGGTGTLTGWPMLVFCLGVLLTIGLLARKVKGAILISIVTMTALAIAINSLADIKSWGLTTPSWPDQLVDAPDFGLIGDFDLFGAFSAPGVGVITVVLLIFTLILSDFFDTMGTVVGISAEAGLLDEEGKVPNLGRVLLIDGAAAVAGGAASASSATSYIESAAGVGEGSRTGFSNLVTGGLFGLALFLTPLLTIVPLQAAAPALVAVGFLMMTQVKHIDWDRYDIAIPAFLTIAVMPFTYSITNGIGAGFLAYVVIKTVLGKAKEVHWLLWGTSVLFLVYFAIDPIEQLLGAK, encoded by the coding sequence ATGTCCGAACCGCAGCAGGTCACCGACCGGCCGCCCACCACCCCACCCCCGGCGAACAGCGTCGACCGGTTCTTCCGGATCTCCGAGCGGGGCTCCACCTTCGGCCGGGAGATCCGCGGCGGCTTCGCCACCTTCTTCACGATGGCCTACATCCTTGTCCTGAATCCCATCATCCTGGGCAGCGCGAAGGACAAGTTCGGACACCAGCTGGACGCCGTCCAACTCACCACCGCCACCGCCCTGGTGGCCGCGGTCATGACGATGATCATGGGCGTGGGCGGCAACCTGCCCCTGGCGCTCGCCGCCGGACTCGGCCTGAACGCCGTGGTCGCCTTCCAGATCGCCCCGCTGATGAGCTGGGACGACGCGATGGGCCTGATCGTCCTCGAAGGCCTGCTGATCTGTGTGCTGGTCGTGACCGGTCTGCGCGAGGCCGTCATGCACGCGATACCCCAGCCGCTCAAGCAGGCGATCAGCGTCGGCATCGGCCTGTTCATCGCCTTCATCGGCTTCGTCGACGCCGGGTTCGTCAGCCGCATCCCGGACGCCGCGAACACCACCGTGCCCGTTCAGCTGGGCGGCACCGGCACCCTCACCGGCTGGCCCATGCTCGTCTTCTGCCTCGGCGTGCTGCTGACGATCGGACTGCTCGCCCGCAAGGTCAAGGGCGCCATCCTGATCAGCATCGTCACCATGACCGCCCTGGCGATCGCGATCAACTCCCTGGCCGACATCAAGTCCTGGGGCCTGACCACACCCTCCTGGCCGGACCAGCTCGTCGACGCCCCCGACTTCGGGCTCATCGGCGACTTCGACCTGTTCGGCGCCTTCAGCGCCCCCGGCGTCGGCGTCATCACCGTCGTCCTGCTGATCTTCACCCTGATCCTGTCCGACTTCTTCGACACCATGGGCACGGTCGTCGGCATCAGCGCCGAGGCCGGGCTGCTCGACGAGGAGGGCAAGGTCCCGAACCTCGGCCGGGTACTGCTCATCGACGGGGCCGCGGCCGTCGCGGGCGGTGCGGCCTCCGCCTCCTCCGCGACCTCCTACATCGAGTCGGCGGCCGGTGTCGGCGAGGGCTCGCGCACCGGCTTCTCCAACCTCGTCACCGGCGGCCTGTTCGGCCTCGCGCTGTTCCTGACCCCGCTGCTCACCATCGTCCCGCTCCAGGCGGCCGCCCCCGCCCTGGTCGCCGTCGGCTTCCTGATGATGACCCAGGTCAAGCACATCGACTGGGACCGCTACGACATCGCCATCCCCGCGTTCCTCACCATCGCCGTGATGCCGTTCACCTACTCCATCACCAACGGCATCGGCGCCGGGTTCCTCGCCTACGTCGTCATCAAGACCGTGCTCGGCAAGGCCAAGGAGGTGCACTGGCTGCTGTGGGGGACCTCGGTGCTGTTCCTCGTGTACTTCGCGATCGACCCGATCGAACAGCTCCTGGGAGCGAAGTGA
- a CDS encoding DsbA family oxidoreductase: MRVEIWSDIACPWCYVGKARFEKALRDFPYRDEVEVVHRSFELDPGRAKDDIQPVITMLTKKYGMSAAQAEAGEDNLGAQAAAEGLDYRTRGRDHGSTFDMHRLLHFAKEQGRQEQLLDLLYRANFAEERSVFDDDELLVELASAAGLDAEAVRAVLADPGAYADEVRADEREAAQLGASGVPFFVLDRKYGVSGAQPAEVFAQALTQAYGERPPLKIVDGVDGVDACGPDGCAVPQH; encoded by the coding sequence ATGCGCGTCGAGATCTGGAGCGACATCGCCTGCCCCTGGTGCTACGTGGGCAAAGCCCGCTTCGAGAAGGCGCTGCGGGACTTCCCGTACCGCGACGAGGTCGAGGTGGTGCACCGCTCCTTCGAGCTGGATCCGGGCCGCGCCAAGGACGACATCCAGCCCGTGATCACGATGCTCACCAAGAAGTACGGGATGAGCGCCGCCCAGGCCGAGGCCGGGGAGGACAACCTGGGGGCCCAGGCCGCCGCCGAGGGGCTCGACTACCGCACCCGGGGCCGCGACCACGGCAGCACCTTCGACATGCACCGCCTGCTCCACTTCGCCAAGGAGCAGGGCCGCCAGGAGCAGCTCCTCGACCTGCTGTACCGGGCCAACTTCGCGGAGGAGCGCTCCGTCTTCGACGACGACGAGCTGCTGGTGGAGCTCGCCTCGGCCGCCGGGCTGGACGCTGAGGCCGTGCGCGCGGTGCTCGCCGACCCGGGTGCGTACGCCGACGAGGTCCGCGCCGACGAGCGCGAGGCCGCGCAGCTCGGGGCGAGCGGCGTGCCGTTCTTCGTCCTCGACCGCAAGTACGGCGTCTCCGGCGCCCAGCCCGCCGAGGTCTTCGCCCAGGCCCTGACCCAGGCGTACGGCGAGCGACCGCCCCTGAAGATCGTCGACGGCGTCGACGGCGTGGACGCCTGCGGCCCGGACGGCTGCGCCGTGCCCCAGCACTGA